The DNA segment GCGTGGAGCAGATCGCCTACGATCTGCCGTCCGAGGAGGAGTTCCTCAGAAGCCTCGCCACCCGTCCGAACCGGGCGATCCTCGCGTCCCTCGGCGACGTGCACGCGCATCGGGCGTTCGACGCCTACACGGCCGGACGTCTCGTGGAGGTCGGCGCCGAACTCGACCTGGCACTGCGGTTCCCGGTGACCGGCGACAACGCGAACAACATCGGCTACATGCTGATGAGCCTGGGCCGGCTGGACGAGGCGCGGCGGTGGCTGGAGATCTGCCTGACCGGCGGCGACACCGACGGGTACACCCGGGCGCTGGCGCACTACAACCTGGCGGTCACCGGGTTGGCCCTGGACTGGCCGGCCGGCGAGGTGGAGAAGAACCTGGCCGCGTCGCTGGCCGCGATCGGTGAGCTGCAGCTCGCACGGTACGAGGCGGGCTGCCTGTTCGGGCCGGAGCGGTCGGGCGACGGCATGGTGATGGTGGAGCGGCTCGGGCCGGACATCCGGGAGATGATCGACGGGGTCCGGCGGTTCCTCGGCGGCGTCCGCCCGGCCGTGACGGGTTTCGAACACGCCGCGCGGTCCTCCGACCTCTAGAAGACCGTGTCGGTCAGGTCGATGCCGCGCAGGTCGTGGACGGTGAGGTCGAGGCCGCGCAGCTTGGCGCCGGCGAAACTGAGCGGGGTGTCGCCGCGCCGGGCCAGGCAGATCAGGACGGCGGCCTCGACGTCGGCGGTGACCGGCCGCAGTGGGACGGCCGGATCCTGGCGGACGAAGGCGGCGAGCACCGGCAGGATCCGCGGGATCTCGCCGGGGTCGGTCTCCATCATCCGGTCCAGGGCGTAGACGCCGCCGATCCGCCGCGCCGCCGAGTCCGCGCCGAGCTGGTCCAGCGCCGACGTGAACGCCGTGGTCACCCGGGTCGAGCGGGCGATCGCCAGCTGGCCGCTCGCCACCGACACCTGACGCCAGGTGGCGAACGCACCGGCGATCAGCAGCAGACCGGCGATCGCCTGGAGCAGCAGGAGCCGCAGATCCTTCTCCGCGGCCAGGCGGGGGGTCAGGGGCAGCGTGCCGGCCTCCGGATGGTTGCCGTCCAGGATCCAGCCGGGCAGCGGGCCGAAGGTCAGCACGATCAGCGCGATCAGGGCGGCCGCGGCGGCCCACCCTAGGATGCGGGGCATACCCGCGAGGGTACTGACGCCTGACTAGCGCCTGCTCTTCTCCCGGTACATCGCGGCGTCGGCCTCACGCAGCAGGCGATCCGGGTCGGTGGCGCCGTCGGCGGAGACGGCCACGCCGATGCTCACCCCCACGGTGACCTCCTTTCCGTCGATCGTGAACGGCTCGGCGAGGGTGGTCTGGATCGCCTTGCGGACGGTCTCGTGGCCGTCGGTGCCGTTCACCCCGCCGATCAGCACCACGAACTCGTCGCCGCCGAGCCGGGCCACCGTGTCGGTACGCCGGAGCAGCCGGGTGAGCCGCCCCGCCACCTTGATCAGCAGCTGGTCGCCGGCCGCGTGCCCGAGCGTGTCGTTCACGGCCTTGAACCCGTTCAGGTCGAGCAGCAGCACGGCGAAACGGTAGTCGGGGTCGCGGGTCGCCCGCAGTCCCGCCTGGGTGAGCCGATCCTCGAGGAGCAGCCGGTTCGGCAGGCCGGTCAGATGATCGCGGAGGGCCGCCGTACGCAGACGCTCCTCCTGTTCCCGGAGTGCCGCCATGGTCACCTGGTAGTCCAGGGCCTTCGCCAGCAGCGACCCGGAGTGGTTCATCATCTCCCGGCCCGGCGGCGTGGTCGACTGGATGCGGCCGACCGCGGCGAGCATTCCCCAGTCGCGGGCGCGGCTGCGGACGGGCGCGATCAGCACGATGTCGCCGGCCGGTCCGTCGGCGGCGGCGAACAGCTCCGGGGGCGGGAAGGCGTCCACCGGCACGCGTCTGTCCGGGGCGCCGACCGAGGCGCGGTAGTCACCTACGAGCGCAAGGTTGTCCGATGGACGTTGGCCCGGCTCCTGTTCTTCCGGGGAGGATGGATCCCACAGTCCCAGACACCCCGCCACCGCTGGAGTGAGGCCCAGCCACTCGAGGGACCGCGGGTCCGCCGCCTCGGCGCCGAGCAGGGCGATCCCCAGCTCGTACTGGATGTTCAGCGTGCTCTGCAGATATTGCACCTCGCCGAACAGCGCCCGGGTGTGCGGCTCCGACACCGGGAGGCCCCGACCGGGGCACCCGCACGACTCCCGGGGCACGAAAACCGTGCTGACCCGGTCCACCTGTCCGGATGCGAACGAGCAGAGGCGTTGATAGACCATGGACCCGATCTGATCCAGCGGCTGCCGCACCGTCGACAACGCCGGCTTCAAGTAGGCCGCGTCGGCGATGTCGTCGAACCCCACCACGGCCATGTCCCGGGGCAGGGAGAGACCGGCAGCCGCCAACCTGTTGATCAACCCGATCGCGTTCCGGTCGGTGCCGACCACGATCGCCGTGACCGGCATCCCGGAGCCGCCCCGTGCCTCGTCGCCCCGTGCCTCGCGGAGCGGTGCCTCGCGGAGCGGCGTCTGGTGGAGCGGCGCTTGGTGGAGCAGCGCCTGGTGGAGCAGCGCCTCGGCGACCTGCTCACCGCCGCTCTCGTGGTTGTCCCCGCTCTCGTAGAGCACCGGCGTCAACCCGTGGGCGAGCATCGCCTCGCGGTAGCCTTCGTGACGTTCGCGCAGGTCGTGATGGGCGAGGTATCCGGCGAAGGCGATCCGCTCGTGGCCGTGGCCGATCAGGTGCGCGACGGCGTCCCGGACGCCTGACCGGTTGTCCGCGAGGACCGCCGCGCCGGCGCCCTCCTGGGCGACGTCGACCACCGGGAGGCCGGCTTCCCGTGCCTTCTCCGCGTAGTCCGCGGCGACCGCTCCGGGGAGCAGGGCCAGGCCGGCGAGGTGCCGCCAGGCGAGGGGGCGGTGGAATGCGGGCAGGCCGCTGCGGTCGGCGCTGTGCGATCCGGGGTCGAGCGTCTGCACGGCCATGACGCGGTCGCCGCCGGCCACCGCGGCGTCGTTGATGCCCGCGATGATCGCGCCGTAGTAGTCACCACCGACGAAGGGGGAGAGGATTCCGAAGGTGCGGCCAGTCACTCCGTCATGATCTCGCGAAATGATCGGTTTCAGGCGCCGTGTGCCAACCATTCCCGGGCGACGACCGCTGTTCCGGGCCTGCCTCCTCGGCACCGGCCGTGGTGCTCGCTCAGGGCTGCACCACGGCCGGCGCCGCGACGGTGATGGAGACCCGCTCCTTGAGGCGATCGGCGCGGGTCCCGGCGCCGCCGTGTGAGCCGGCGGTTTCAGTCACTCCAGGAGGTCAGGGAGGAGTTTGTCGAGGCGGACGGGAAGGTCGCGGACCCGGATGCCGGTGGCGTGCCAGACGGCGTTCACGATGGCGGCCGGGGAGCCGACGATGCCGATCTCGCCGATGCCCTTGCTGCCCATCGGGTTGATCTGGTCGTCGTGTTCGTCGAGCCAGTCGGCTTCGAGGTGCTCGACGTCGGCGTGGGCGGGGATGTGGTACTCGGCGAGGTCGTGGTTGACCCATTCGCCGAAGGCGGGGTCGAGGACGCCCTCCTCGTGCAGGGCCATGCCCATGCCCATGATCATGCCGCCGAGGAACTGGCTGCGGGCGGTGCGCGGGTTCAGGATGCGGCCGGCCGCGAACATGCCGAGCATCCGGGACACGCGGACCTCGCCGGTGACGGCGTCCACCCGTACCTCGGCGAAGTGTGCCCCGAAGGCGTGCCGGCCGTCCGTCTCCTGCTGCTGGATCAGGTCGGTGGTGTCGAAGACGGCTTCGTCGCCGCCGGAGGCGAGCAGCTCACGGCAGGCGCCGGTGACCGCCCAGCCCCAGGAGGCGCTGCCCGAGGAGCCGCCGGCCACCGAGGCCTTCGGCAGCGAGCTGTCGCCGATGCGGATGTCGATGGCGGAGGCGTCGGTGCTGAGGGCGTCCGCGGCGATCTGGGTGAGGATCGTCCGGGCACCGGTGCCGATGTCGGCCGCGCCGATGGACACCTCGAACCGGCCGTCGTCCCGCTTGCGCACCCGGGCCGTCGACGGCTGGGCCATCGTCGGATAGGTCGCGCCGGCCACGCCGGTGCCGATCCACCAGTCGCCCTCGCGGCGCCGGCGGGGGCGGGGATCGCGGCCCTCCCAGCCGAAGCGCTGCGCGCCGCGGCGCAGGCAGTCGACGTAGTGCCGGCTGGTGAACGGGGTGCCGCTCTCCGGCTCGGCGTCCGGCTCGTTGCGGATCCGCAGCTCGATCGGGTCCATGCCGAGCTTCTCGGCGAGCTCGTCCATGGCGCATTCCAGGGCGAACATGCCGGGGGCTTCGCCGGGCGCGCGCATCCAGCGGGGTGTCGGCATGTCGAGGCGCAGCAGGCGGTGGGTGGTGTGGCGGTTCGGGGCGGCGTACATGTGCCGGGTCGAGACGGCGGTCTGCTCGGCGAACTCGAGCAGCCGGCTGGTCTGCGACGTCGCCTGGTGATCGATCGCGGTCAGAACGCCGTCCGTGGTGGCGCCGAGGCGGATCCGCTGGATCGTCGGGGTGCGGTGGCCGACGATGCTGAACATCTGCTGGCGGGGGAGCGCGATCTTGACCGGGCGCTCCACGACCCTGGCGGCCATCGCGGCGAGGACCGCGTTGGGCCGGGCCGTGCCCTTCGAGCCGAAGCCGCCGCCGACGTGCTCGGTGATCACCCGGACCCGCTCGACGGAGAAGGCCTCGGCGAGCGTCGCCGCGATCCCGGACGGGTGCTGGTTGGAGTCGTGGACGGTCAGGCTGTCGCCGTCCCAGCGGGCGATCGTGGCGTGCGGCTCCATCGGGTTGTTGTGCAGCGCCGGTGTCTCGTAGACGACGTCGACCGACACCTCCGAATCGGACAGCGCCGCCTCGACGTCGCCGGCCGAGGTCGTCGCCGGAAATGCCGGGTTGACCTGCTGAGGGGTGTAGAGATCGGGGTGATCCGGCCGCAGCACCGCGTCGTGCGGGAGGACCTCGATGTCGAGCTGCACGGTCTGCGCCGCCCGCCGGGCCTCCTCGAGCGTGCCGGCGACGACGAGCGCCACCGGCTGCCCGCGATAGCTGATCCGATCCGACTGCAGCACCGCCAGCTCCGGGTCGCCGGCCTCGGCGATCCGGGGCGCGTTGCCGTGCCAGAGCACCGCGAGCACCGTGTCGGCCGGGTCCGCGATGACCGACCTCAACCGTCCGTGCGGCACCGGCGAGGTCACCACCCAGCCGTAGGCGACGTCGTCCTGCGGATACTCGGCGGCGTACGCGGCGGCGCCGGTCACCTTGAGCGGGCCTTCGCGGCGGGCCAGTGGCGCGCCGATGTTCGCAGTCGTCATGACAGGTGCTCCAGGACCCAGGCGGTCAGGTTGCGCATCAGGCCGATCTTGTACGCGTTGTCGCGCAGCCCTTCCGCCCGCGCGAGTTCGGCGTCGGCGGCGGCCAGGAAGGATGCCCGGCCGGCCGGCGCTCCGAGCAGGCGGTCCTCGGCGATCCGGGCCCGCCACGGCTTGTGCGCCACCGCTCCCCAGGCCAGCCGCACATCCCGGACCACGCCGTCCTCGACCCGCAGCGCCGCGGCGACCGAGCCGACGGCGAACGCGTACGACGCCCGGTCCCGGGCCTTGCGGTAGAACGAGTTGGCCGCCACGTCCAGGGCCGGCAGGTCGACCGAGGTGATCAGTTCACCGTGGTCCAGGACGGTGTCGCGGTCCGGCTGCTCACCGGGGAGCCGGTGCAGGTCGGCGACCGGGATGCTGCGCTCGCCGGCCGGTCCGCTGGTGTTCACGACGGCGTCGAGCGCGACGAGCGCGACCGCCATGTCGGACGGGTGGGTGGCGACGCAGGACTCGGACGCCCCGAGGATCGCCAGGTTGCGGTGGTCGCCGTCGCGGGCCGGGCAGCCGGAGCCGGGCGTGTGCTTGTTGCACGGTTTCGAGGCGTCCATGAAGTACCGGCACCGGGTGCGCTGGAGCAGATTGCCGCCGGTCGTCGCCATGTTGCGGAGCTGCCCGGACGCGCCGGCCAGCAGGGCGCTGGAGAGCACCGGGTACCGCTCGCGGACGCGCGGGTCGGCGGCCAGGTCGCTGTTGCGCACGCCGGCGCCGATCCGCAGCCCGCCGTCCGGCCGGTCGCTGATCGCGCCGAACCCGAGCTCGGGGGCGAGCCGGTTGACGTCGACGAGCACGTCCGGGGTGGCGACGCCGAGCTTCATCAGGTCGACCAGGTTGGTGCCGCCGCCGAGGAACACCGCGCCCGGCTCCAGCCCGTCGGCGAGACCGGTGGCCGCGCGATACTCGAAGGTCTTCATCGGGACGCCGCCTGCTGGATCGCCGTGACCATGTTCGGGTAGGCGCCGCAGCGGCACAGGTTGCCGCTCATCCGCTCCCGGATCTCCGCGTCGCTGAGGAGGTCACCTCCCGTGGGCGGGGTCACCGCACTGGGCCGTCCCGAAGCCACCTCGTCGAGCATGCCGACCGCCGAGCAGATCTGGCCCGGCGTGCAGTACCCGCACTGGAACCCGTCGTGATCGAGGAAACCCTGCTGAACGGGGTGATCGTGCAGGCCCTCGATCGTGGTGATCTCGGTGTCCTGGTGGGCGATTGCCAGCAGCAGGCAACTGTTGACCCGCCGGCCGTCGAGCAGGACCGTGCACGCGCCGCACTGGCCGTGATCGCAGCCCTTCTTGGCACCGGTCAGGCCGAGATGCTCGCGCAGGGCGTCGAGGACAGTGGTCCGGGGATCGAGGTCGACATCGTGCTTCGCCCCGTTGACGATCAGCCGCATGGACCTCCACGTACCCCGGACCGCTCACCTCAACCGAGGGGCGTCCAGGAAGGATCGCGGCCGATGAAACCGAGCAGCCGCGTCTGCGCGTCGGCGTCGTCCGGGACCGGGACGCGGGGGCCGTACTGCCCCGACGACCGCAGGATCTCGTCCATCGGCTCCATGCCGGCGAGCAGGAGACCGGCGAACTCGGGGTCGAGCCGGTCGTCCTGGCCGGTCGCCCGCGCCAGGTCCCAGGTGTGCATGAAGACGTCCGAGGTGTAGAACTGGTCGATCGCCCGGTCCAGCGGCACCTCGCCGATGTGCGGATTCGTCAGCACCTTCGACGGTGTCGCCGGGTCGTCGAGGACGGCCTGCACCGCGGCGGCGTGCTGCTGCCAGGCGCCGGCCGGGTCGTCGTCGGCGCCCGGGACGGCCGGCAGCCGCACGTCGGACCCGCCGGCGAGCAGCCCGGGGAGCCATTCGACCAGGTGGCGGACCACGTCACGGGCGGTCCATCCGTCGACGGGCGCCGGCGCGTCCCAGTCCTTGACTCCGAGCACCCGTGTGCTGAACTCGCCGGCCACCTGGCGGTGGCGTTCGGCGGGCGTCTGATCGGAAAGCGACATCGTGGGCATCCTTCCAGCGTCGGCGCGGCCTCTCCGCCACCCTAGACCTTTCAACTGTACGGTTGAAAGTCCCGTGGCAAGAAAGACCACGCCGCGCGAAGGACGCCCTATCCGGCGGATGCGGGCGCGCGCCAGCCGACGTTGATCCGCGGCGGGCGCGACGGCTTCTCCTCGAGTTGCCGCAGGAGGCCGTCCATCTTCCGGTCCACGGCGGTGAGCGAACCGGCCAGTGCGGCGAGGGAACCGGTCAGTGCGGTGAGGGAGCCGGCCAGACGCGGGTCGGCGCCGTACCGGCTGCGGTGGTCGTGCAGCGTGTCGATCAGCTCGCGCAGCAGCTGGGCAGCCGCCGGGTCGGACTTCTCGAACGCGGTCAGCGCCTCGTCGATCTGCTCCCGGGCCTCGGCGAACGCCGTGGTGAGCAGCGCGTCCAGGCGCTTCTCGGTCAGGTCGCGCAGCTCCGACAGCGGCCCGGGCGGGCTCTGCTTCCAGCTCCGGAGCAGCTCGGCGGGGTGGCCGGCGGGGTCGCGGCCGACTGCCTTGCGATGCGGGACGCAGAGCAGCAGCAGATCGTCGAAGGAATCCGGTTCCCCGGAGCCGGCGCCGCGGATCCGTACCGGCTCGACGTTGACCTCGGGTTCGTTGCCGAGGAACACCATCACCGGGGCGCGGCAGCCCGGGAAGTCGCAGCTGCCCTGGGAGAGCGCCACCAGCGCGGCGCGGACGGCCGGTGGCAGGTGGGTGGTCTGGTCCATGGCGTACTCCATGGTGGATGTGCCATTTTCGGTGGCGATCGGCATGTGGAGGGGTTCAGCCCGGTTCGATCGGGAACTCTTGACTCCCGGCCTGAATCGAGGTT comes from the Actinoplanes sp. OR16 genome and includes:
- a CDS encoding GGDEF domain-containing protein, coding for MTGRTFGILSPFVGGDYYGAIIAGINDAAVAGGDRVMAVQTLDPGSHSADRSGLPAFHRPLAWRHLAGLALLPGAVAADYAEKAREAGLPVVDVAQEGAGAAVLADNRSGVRDAVAHLIGHGHERIAFAGYLAHHDLRERHEGYREAMLAHGLTPVLYESGDNHESGGEQVAEALLHQALLHQAPLHQTPLREAPLREARGDEARGGSGMPVTAIVVGTDRNAIGLINRLAAAGLSLPRDMAVVGFDDIADAAYLKPALSTVRQPLDQIGSMVYQRLCSFASGQVDRVSTVFVPRESCGCPGRGLPVSEPHTRALFGEVQYLQSTLNIQYELGIALLGAEAADPRSLEWLGLTPAVAGCLGLWDPSSPEEQEPGQRPSDNLALVGDYRASVGAPDRRVPVDAFPPPELFAAADGPAGDIVLIAPVRSRARDWGMLAAVGRIQSTTPPGREMMNHSGSLLAKALDYQVTMAALREQEERLRTAALRDHLTGLPNRLLLEDRLTQAGLRATRDPDYRFAVLLLDLNGFKAVNDTLGHAAGDQLLIKVAGRLTRLLRRTDTVARLGGDEFVVLIGGVNGTDGHETVRKAIQTTLAEPFTIDGKEVTVGVSIGVAVSADGATDPDRLLREADAAMYREKSRR
- a CDS encoding xanthine dehydrogenase family protein molybdopterin-binding subunit, with amino-acid sequence MTTANIGAPLARREGPLKVTGAAAYAAEYPQDDVAYGWVVTSPVPHGRLRSVIADPADTVLAVLWHGNAPRIAEAGDPELAVLQSDRISYRGQPVALVVAGTLEEARRAAQTVQLDIEVLPHDAVLRPDHPDLYTPQQVNPAFPATTSAGDVEAALSDSEVSVDVVYETPALHNNPMEPHATIARWDGDSLTVHDSNQHPSGIAATLAEAFSVERVRVITEHVGGGFGSKGTARPNAVLAAMAARVVERPVKIALPRQQMFSIVGHRTPTIQRIRLGATTDGVLTAIDHQATSQTSRLLEFAEQTAVSTRHMYAAPNRHTTHRLLRLDMPTPRWMRAPGEAPGMFALECAMDELAEKLGMDPIELRIRNEPDAEPESGTPFTSRHYVDCLRRGAQRFGWEGRDPRPRRRREGDWWIGTGVAGATYPTMAQPSTARVRKRDDGRFEVSIGAADIGTGARTILTQIAADALSTDASAIDIRIGDSSLPKASVAGGSSGSASWGWAVTGACRELLASGGDEAVFDTTDLIQQQETDGRHAFGAHFAEVRVDAVTGEVRVSRMLGMFAAGRILNPRTARSQFLGGMIMGMGMALHEEGVLDPAFGEWVNHDLAEYHIPAHADVEHLEADWLDEHDDQINPMGSKGIGEIGIVGSPAAIVNAVWHATGIRVRDLPVRLDKLLPDLLE
- a CDS encoding xanthine dehydrogenase family protein subunit M; translated protein: MKTFEYRAATGLADGLEPGAVFLGGGTNLVDLMKLGVATPDVLVDVNRLAPELGFGAISDRPDGGLRIGAGVRNSDLAADPRVRERYPVLSSALLAGASGQLRNMATTGGNLLQRTRCRYFMDASKPCNKHTPGSGCPARDGDHRNLAILGASESCVATHPSDMAVALVALDAVVNTSGPAGERSIPVADLHRLPGEQPDRDTVLDHGELITSVDLPALDVAANSFYRKARDRASYAFAVGSVAAALRVEDGVVRDVRLAWGAVAHKPWRARIAEDRLLGAPAGRASFLAAADAELARAEGLRDNAYKIGLMRNLTAWVLEHLS
- a CDS encoding (2Fe-2S)-binding protein, which produces MRLIVNGAKHDVDLDPRTTVLDALREHLGLTGAKKGCDHGQCGACTVLLDGRRVNSCLLLAIAHQDTEITTIEGLHDHPVQQGFLDHDGFQCGYCTPGQICSAVGMLDEVASGRPSAVTPPTGGDLLSDAEIRERMSGNLCRCGAYPNMVTAIQQAASR
- a CDS encoding TIGR03086 family metal-binding protein — its product is MSLSDQTPAERHRQVAGEFSTRVLGVKDWDAPAPVDGWTARDVVRHLVEWLPGLLAGGSDVRLPAVPGADDDPAGAWQQHAAAVQAVLDDPATPSKVLTNPHIGEVPLDRAIDQFYTSDVFMHTWDLARATGQDDRLDPEFAGLLLAGMEPMDEILRSSGQYGPRVPVPDDADAQTRLLGFIGRDPSWTPLG